The genomic window agaaaaatagatttttataaaaatattacaccttacgattaaaaatattttaatggctAGAGCCATTTGAATTAATTACAATGATAAATATGAGAAGAACGCACAATGGATGAAAAGAAGAAAACAAAATGtggaaacaattttatttgtataaaatatctatttatctttttttaatagcatttttaTTAGCTGCTGGTTTCGGTTTATTGTATGAATAATTTGCACATTTGGGTATATGCCGTTCGGCTGCACTTTCATTAAATTTACGTCCACAATGTGGACATTGTACATAATCGGGATTGGATGATGGTGGTGGGGGTGGTAGATCTCGGATATTTCCACCCGCTGCTAAATGCGCTTGTACTTGTTTCGCGGCACGAATTGCTTGAATAAATTCTTCATGTTTACGTCGCCAATCTGGTGCATTTTTCTTTACTGGTGCGGCGGCTGCCGCTTGTTTCTACagaaaacatttcaattattagaatcattgttttagaaaatttttcttataaattagaaCCAAGTAAATTTTGAACCAGATAGACTTGGAGActgacacaaaatttaaaaccatttattGCAATATGGTGTCTCGTTAATTGGTCAAATTAGGATTATGTaactatttggaaaaaaaatgatgGCCACAGCACTGGACTGACATTTTGGGTCAGTGCCTCCCAGTCTATGAaggaatataaatgaaaatctctgataaaatgaaaaaaggtcCTAAACAAGGAGTTTTTAAAGCCATTGAATTCATATTTTCTAAGGTTTAAGTTCTGATTTCTagcatatttaattttcatcctTTTTGGTTCTAATCAAAGCGAAATAgttaactattaaaatatatattttaccttcttAGTGCTTTTCTTTACATcccagaaaaattgaaataaaatgattgacaattattataaaaacttatctTAGTAAATTAAGTGAATGTTGATAAAAGTTTGATCGATTATGTGCGAAAAAATTGCGTTTGTTTGTTTCGCTAGATTAAATAATTTGGCGGATTTGATGGTGATGGCGCCCTAGGTCCTAGACATCCTAAATCGTGGTTTCGGTaaagaaatatacatatatatatagtgaAACTTGGTTAAGCGGGACTTAAATAAGTGAGAAATCTgcataactggaactcatgctgagattccaacactttggcactgaattTCCTCTTttagtgggacgaagcaaacctctatatctgggattcgatctttcgattttaaattatttccataactgagacagcgagtGAACTTTATATGCAATAACTTCAgtaactgagaactgagataacatcgttttgtctgtttacttacttattctacccgcaaacagggccggatttaaatttctgccgccctatgactgaaattttattttaatagttttgatatcttattttttaagaattagaataactaattatctggttgcagataaagattttaacgcaattcttttttcagtatgaaactgtaagacttcccagcgatgcgttgatgcagtaaaaaagttgtataaagtttgtactgtatgaaagaatgaagcagcttctggggcgcattctactgcgtgaactccaactaaattcatagaatgagcagcacaaggagcatgttctgcaagatataatttcatgaattcttgCCTGTAAGCCCGAATAAATCCCTGATACATTATTCGCGTTATCATATGACTGACTTTGACAATCTGAGAGATCAAGATTAAAAAACTCAAGAACAGATAATACAGCAACTAGCAAATCTTCAGCTTTATGTCCAGAGTTCTcaataaacatgagaaaaaaaaatttttttaattcttcgaaaaaaaactatatttatcaattccagaaaaaaaaatatcaaattttatttttcaaacctttatggaaataaattaattttattttaatatagttttcacttaaatttaatatattataatatacaaaattttaatttgatacataatgcaattatatatttcttgaaagatcaaatgtttatttaaaagaattagttatttatatattgtatagaaaatgttttctcactttccaaattttgccgccctagaaaatttgccgccctgggcgctagccccgactgcccctagtgtaaatccagcactgCTCGCAAATACcgcacttaactaattttgagaCTCAATGattttcagttttagttttgctttactattATAAGGatgtttatttagaaaatgcCGAATATATACATCGACGAGTTTTAAtaacgatttttaaattattttgcatttatGAATGATAATTAGCTtgatttaagataaaatatccGGAACTTCTAAGCCTATAATTTGTATAcgttaaatttcataaatacaaaaaacaatttctgtATAATTGGTTgggaaaacgatttttttttcaaaaaaattgtataaatctaaaaatttactaGAATTAATATGCTCGTAATAAAATCtaatctaaatattaaaaaataataatacttacagcATTCTTTCCTGGTTTGGCGACAAATGCTTCAGCTTCAGTGCCAAGAACGCGATGTTTTAAAGCATCATATGGTTTACGTTTTTTATTTGCTGTTTTCATACAAATCTCTTCATGTTTCTGTAATCGATCAACAGCAAATCGACGACTGCAATTTCTACATGGTTTTAAATTATCATCCGAAACACTATTTGCTAGAGTACGTCGTGGTGAAGCAGAATTTATAGTATTAGTTGTCATAGTTTTGGATGGCGATTTTGAAGGTGACGCTGTTTTAatctaaaaacattaaaaattatttgaaacactTGACTATTTTCATATGCCCAATACAAATACAAAGCAGGAATTTAAGATATCTATTTTTTTGTGGTGTGGAGTTATTTACTCATTTTTGATGATAttacaacaatataaaaatgacgcaaaaaaacttattttcatcGTGGAGATAGACATCCGGgagtggatttttttttattggaaatttcctcctctttaataattaataatttttaaatttcttaaatatttatattttatgtgaaatattggagaaaaacgaaatatatacatagtttataacttttgcaattttttatgcgCTGAAAAATGCTTCTGGCACAtatttctagacatcattcagacctctatttgaaaaatgtgaattattttgtataatttattcatttcaattaacatatttaatttttatttcgccaGTTTTCTTTGCgaagttcaatattattatttattacaaagaattgaaataaaataaaaaaaaattgattattaatttttattcaaaacctCAATTTTGCATCTGGTTCAAGTTAAACTTTGTCGAAAACACATTAGCGGACAGAACGTTGAATTTTTGACTCGAAGCTCAGGATATTTGCAATGAGGGTGCGTTATTCTAAACGTCTAGTACCAAATGATTTGCGTTCTGGCAGTTTTATCTATGACAACGATGAAAGAACGCTCTTTTTCAACTTTGCAACGTGTCAAAATATATCTTAGATTGACAATGTCTGAAGATCGGCTAAATGGTTTAGCCTCGCGTAATACACATTGGAAGAGGTTTTTCTGTACCTCTCATAATTAACTCATTGAAAAGTAGTAAATattgacataataaaatgtttcttactcgaataaaatttaaaaaattttctgtttttcttttttattagagAAACCTAACAATAGattaattatcttaaataaagGGCAACGTTCAAATTGTTATGTACCTCTGCCTTGACTGGTGTTGTCGCTGAAGATTTTATTGGTGATTGTCTTGGTGTCACTGAAGGACTCGTGACCTTTTTGAATGTTGAAATTGGTGTTGGCATAACTTTTTTCGGCGGTGTGCTTACCTTATTCATtgcctaaaaaataattttaaagtttagttCAGTTTttccttttctattttttgtttgactAATGAACgtacaatttttgttgtaataactggaaaattttttatataggtatatgtgaaaatttaaattaaatcatttgtGATAGCCGGAAGCacttgtaattttgaaatttttattgatttattttgatgGCTGTTTACAAATTTTGGTTGTCAAGGATTCTTAATTtacccaatttttttataaaaaatgatccagttgttttttagaaaaaagtattaacaatATCGATTCTTGATATTTTTCCACCCGGAAAATTTATGATTGTGccaaaaagctttaaaataatGCATATGTTGTTATTCTATCAGGAAAGTCATAGAATAAcaaatggaaaaatcattttatacgatGTTCGATAAAACGAGTCTCCCGTTAACCGACAAATTccgtttttttcaaatttgttttcatttgttaacgattttttgtttaaatttttaagggacttttaaaacaaaaatttgtttcagcatgtaataaaataaactctgaagaataaatatatagagAATGAACTTGTCAAGTCAAAAAGTATTTGgatgtttttttattcgatgTACTATATTGACAAGATTATGGCTTCCCTAATTGTTGTTGTTATTCGTCAGGAATTCGTGaataattttaggaaaattgaaatttttgtaataagcaaaggtgcagaaaaaaattttaccacgGAAACAAGTAAAGATTGTCTCAGATTTCATGTTGTCACCCTCGGCATTGCCTCGAACGGCAGTGTATTTGAAATCTGAGACTTTCTTTTCGTCGCGTACTTTGTACTGTTATCAgactgtcttttgttttcaatcacttagacagcctgatgcgcagtacaaagaACGCAACGACCGATGACAAGATTCCGCCAAGATAAATACTTACCGCTACTTTTCGACCATTTGTAACCGAACTTCGTACCGATGACTTCGAGTCACTATTATTCTTAACTGAATCTCCATCGCCTACTTGTTGTTTCCGTTGCTGTTGAACCGTATTGGAACGTTGTAATGGTAATTTCTCGACATTTGATGAGATTCCATTCGATTtggaatttactaatttttcatGGCGTGGTTTAATTGGCTCCGCACGTTTTTGTTGTGTTCGTGAAGCTAATGCATTTAAACGTTCATTGGATGTAGGTAATTGGCGACGTAATAAATTAGAAGTATTTGACATTTTACCAAATGTCACATCTAAATCATCGTCAATTAATTGAACATCAGGAAACATTTCATCATCAATTGATGTTTCGTATAAATTATGTTTGTTCATAATTTGTTCCTCAGTAGTATCGTTATGATTTTCGATATCGGATGAATCGAAATCATTCGattcattgaaattattgttatgtttgttattaatttcattgttattatgataatttagaGTTGTATTCGAATTATAATGTTGATTGTCGATAACACGTTTTGTTGTTGAACTAAATTTTGAATGACCTTTTGTGAATGTTGAATTACGATCTAAACTCGTTGTACGTTCAGTTCGATGTgctaaaattcaataataattttggatttAGAATTAATATCGGAAAAAACAATGCCaaaaatgtctaaaataaaGAACTAAATCAGTAACATAGTCTAGTCTTCGAACACCGTGTATTTACGGAGttgaagttaaaatataaataaaataaataattaaaaaaaataaaaaaaccgactgcgttaaataaaatctataaagaaagaaacaagtccagtagtttacatagcgactttatgAGTTGGGCCCCAATATTGGGAAGTCgatttagattttaatgggccccgactgttacGGTCGCTATACAAACTAGTGGACTTGATTCTTTTCTTTTCAGATcatatttaacgcagtcgggttttttatttttttattcattttatttataatttaaccatctttattaaattaaaacattataacttatatatttttgtaatacccttttaatttcctttattttgataccttaCTCGACCAGACCTGATTTTATGACGgggatttcttaaaatttttaattaaatattattttgagaaaaccATGCACTGATATTTCAAGTTTATGAAATTAAAGTTACTTATCAGctctaaaatacatttttttgcattCTATTTCTTTGAGCTATTGTCCTCACAGATTATGTATTATCCATAACTACTGTGTTGGGATAATTgctgaataaaaaattgtctaaTTTCTCGTCTAGGTAATTtcaaaacttataatatttttagaagaaGGTAAGAATATAAGTAAAAACTTACTGGATGATTTTGCTCCTTTAATGGGCTCTAATggataacttttatcgataccAGCAGCTTTAGTATGGGTACGACGTTCCTCGAACATTTGCCGAACACGTCCTCCACCTAACTGTGAACTTAAAGTTGAACTTCCTGATGAAGATAAGGCTCCCGGTGATGTTTCACCACTACTGTATCCCATTGTGTTATTACGAGTTACTGTTGTTGTATTACGACTGTTAGTGCGTGATGTAACCACACGATCAAGGGCTCGTTGTTGCTGTGTTTCATATAAACgtgtta from Chrysoperla carnea chromosome 2, inChrCarn1.1, whole genome shotgun sequence includes these protein-coding regions:
- the LOC123293248 gene encoding zinc finger C2HC domain-containing protein 1C isoform X3, with product MSTAVNASRLGQMKARFQQKQMQEKEEKLTRLYETQQQRALDRVVTSRTNSRNTTTVTRNNTMGYSSGETSPGALSSSGSSTLSSQLGGGRVRQMFEERRTHTKAAGIDKSYPLEPIKGAKSSTSRTQQKRAEPIKPRHEKLVNSKSNGISSNVEKLPLQRSNTVQQQRKQQVGDGDSVKNNSDSKSSVRSSVTNGRKVAAMNKVSTPPKKVMPTPISTFKKVTSPSVTPRQSPIKSSATTPVKAEIKTASPSKSPSKTMTTNTINSASPRRTLANSVSDDNLKPCRNCSRRFAVDRLQKHEEICMKTANKKRKPYDALKHRVLGTEAEAFVAKPGKNAKQAAAAAPVKKNAPDWRRKHEEFIQAIRAAKQVQAHLAAGGNIRDLPPPPPSSNPDYVQCPHCGRKFNESAAERHIPKCANYSYNKPKPAANKNAIKKR
- the LOC123293248 gene encoding zinc finger C2HC domain-containing protein 1C isoform X2, translating into MSTAVNASRLGQMKARFQQKQMQEKEEKLTRLYETQQQRALDRVVTSRTNSRNTTTVTRNNTMGYSSGETSPGALSSSGSSTLSSQLGGGRVRQMFEERRTHTKAAGIDKSYPLEPIKGAKSSNVTFGKMSNTSNLLRRQLPTSNERLNALASRTQQKRAEPIKPRHEKLVNSKSNGISSNVEKLPLQRSNTVQQQRKQQVGDGDSVKNNSDSKSSVRSSVTNGRKVAAMNKVSTPPKKVMPTPISTFKKVTSPSVTPRQSPIKSSATTPVKAEIKTASPSKSPSKTMTTNTINSASPRRTLANSVSDDNLKPCRNCSRRFAVDRLQKHEEICMKTANKKRKPYDALKHRVLGTEAEAFVAKPGKNAKQAAAAAPVKKNAPDWRRKHEEFIQAIRAAKQVQAHLAAGGNIRDLPPPPPSSNPDYVQCPHCGRKFNESAAERHIPKCANYSYNKPKPAANKNAIKKR
- the LOC123293248 gene encoding zinc finger C2HC domain-containing protein 1C isoform X1, with the protein product MSTAVNASRLGQMKARFQQKQMQEKEEKLTRLYETQQQRALDRVVTSRTNSRNTTTVTRNNTMGYSSGETSPGALSSSGSSTLSSQLGGGRVRQMFEERRTHTKAAGIDKSYPLEPIKGAKSSTHRTERTTSLDRNSTFTKGHSKFSSTTKRVIDNQHYNSNTTLNYHNNNEINNKHNNNFNESNDFDSSDIENHNDTTEEQIMNKHNLYETSIDDEMFPDVQLIDDDLDVTFGKMSNTSNLLRRQLPTSNERLNALASRTQQKRAEPIKPRHEKLVNSKSNGISSNVEKLPLQRSNTVQQQRKQQVGDGDSVKNNSDSKSSVRSSVTNGRKVAAMNKVSTPPKKVMPTPISTFKKVTSPSVTPRQSPIKSSATTPVKAEIKTASPSKSPSKTMTTNTINSASPRRTLANSVSDDNLKPCRNCSRRFAVDRLQKHEEICMKTANKKRKPYDALKHRVLGTEAEAFVAKPGKNAKQAAAAAPVKKNAPDWRRKHEEFIQAIRAAKQVQAHLAAGGNIRDLPPPPPSSNPDYVQCPHCGRKFNESAAERHIPKCANYSYNKPKPAANKNAIKKR